From a region of the Rathayibacter sp. VKM Ac-2804 genome:
- a CDS encoding VOC family protein, which yields MTAAVVAHLNFTGRARAALEYYAAAFGGQAVVRTYGDFGMPAGLPDAERVVHGQVVGAEGFSVMAYDVPSSEADLQAGATRRENGTTITDRPFFLALQAATLEEATGHWDALVDGASIVEPLAASAWSAGFGMLTDRFGVVWAISVVEQQG from the coding sequence CCGGGCCCGCGCGGCCCTCGAGTACTACGCCGCCGCGTTCGGCGGTCAGGCGGTCGTCCGCACCTACGGCGACTTCGGGATGCCGGCGGGCCTGCCCGACGCCGAGCGGGTCGTCCACGGCCAGGTCGTCGGCGCGGAGGGCTTCAGCGTGATGGCGTACGACGTCCCCTCGAGCGAGGCGGATCTGCAGGCGGGAGCCACGCGCCGCGAGAACGGCACGACGATCACCGACCGTCCCTTCTTCCTGGCGCTGCAGGCCGCGACCCTCGAGGAGGCGACCGGCCACTGGGACGCGCTCGTGGACGGAGCGAGCATCGTCGAGCCGCTCGCGGCGTCGGCCTGGTCGGCCGGGTTCGGCATGCTCACCGACCGTTTCGGGGTCGTCTGGGCGATCAGCGTCGTCGAGCAGCAGGGCTGA
- a CDS encoding LCP family protein has product MRTTRPSTDHSAADESARTPRPHVRHGRQKRHSLPRTLVKAAATVSGVGIVASISIVAIAATLLVQSAQPSVSLHPVAAGSEVAAGSVPEIGALEGGFNVLVVGSDSRQGQGDAYGDPDEETSVLNDVNMLMHVSADHSNATVVSFPRDMYVDIPSCVNAVTGETIPARSDTKINEAMGKDVSLGCVAGVAEELLGVRVDYGAVVQFNGVIEMSNAIGGVDVCVATEIADPYTNTYLEPGVHSLEGMAALQFLRSRHGIGDGSDLTRISNQQVFLSSLVRQVKSADTLLNPVALYGLAKAALGNMTLSTELNNVNTLVQMGLALKDVDIANVVFAQYPTGATSGGVVPDRTAGDVLATALQTDQPIALTGGTGAGATTTGEPEAPTATEAPAAGPATTDPLATAEATPGAPADPATPAAGTPVELPEAITGQPADQQTCSVGFFG; this is encoded by the coding sequence ATGCGCACGACGCGCCCTTCGACGGACCACTCCGCCGCGGACGAGTCGGCGCGCACGCCGCGACCCCACGTCCGGCACGGACGGCAGAAGCGGCACAGCCTGCCGCGGACCCTCGTCAAGGCCGCTGCGACCGTCTCGGGAGTGGGCATCGTCGCCTCGATCTCGATCGTCGCGATCGCCGCGACCCTGCTCGTGCAGTCCGCGCAGCCGTCGGTCAGCCTGCACCCGGTCGCCGCGGGCTCCGAGGTCGCAGCCGGCTCGGTCCCCGAGATCGGCGCCCTCGAGGGCGGCTTCAACGTCCTCGTCGTCGGCAGCGATTCGCGCCAGGGTCAGGGCGACGCCTACGGCGACCCGGACGAGGAGACCAGCGTCCTCAACGACGTGAACATGCTGATGCACGTCTCCGCCGACCACAGCAACGCGACCGTCGTCAGCTTCCCCCGCGACATGTACGTCGACATCCCGTCCTGCGTCAACGCTGTGACGGGGGAGACCATCCCCGCCCGCTCCGACACCAAGATCAACGAGGCGATGGGCAAGGACGTCAGCCTCGGCTGCGTCGCCGGCGTCGCCGAGGAGCTCCTCGGGGTCCGGGTCGACTACGGCGCGGTCGTGCAGTTCAACGGCGTCATCGAGATGTCGAACGCGATCGGCGGCGTCGACGTCTGCGTCGCCACCGAGATCGCGGACCCGTACACCAACACCTACCTCGAGCCGGGTGTGCACTCGCTCGAGGGCATGGCCGCGCTGCAGTTCCTGCGCAGCCGGCACGGCATCGGCGACGGCAGCGACCTCACCCGCATCAGCAACCAGCAGGTCTTCCTCTCCTCGCTGGTCCGCCAGGTCAAGAGCGCCGACACGCTGCTCAACCCGGTCGCGCTCTACGGACTCGCCAAGGCCGCGCTGGGCAACATGACGCTCTCGACCGAGCTCAACAACGTGAACACCCTCGTGCAGATGGGCCTCGCGCTGAAGGACGTCGACATCGCGAACGTGGTGTTCGCCCAGTACCCCACCGGCGCGACCTCCGGCGGCGTCGTCCCCGACCGCACGGCGGGCGACGTGCTCGCCACCGCCCTGCAGACCGACCAGCCGATCGCCCTCACCGGCGGGACCGGTGCCGGCGCGACGACCACCGGCGAGCCCGAGGCGCCGACGGCGACCGAGGCCCCCGCCGCGGGCCCCGCGACCACCGACCCGCTCGCGACCGCGGAGGCCACCCCCGGCGCCCCGGCCGATCCCGCCACGCCCGCCGCCGGCACCCCGGTCGAGCTGCCCGAGGCGATCACCGGCCAGCCGGCCGACCAGCAGACCTGCTCGGTCGGATTCTTCGGCTGA